Proteins encoded in a region of the Dreissena polymorpha isolate Duluth1 chromosome 6, UMN_Dpol_1.0, whole genome shotgun sequence genome:
- the LOC127834071 gene encoding methylosome subunit pICln-like translates to MPTRLRSDIMLLTDFPVPTVGVHHKEDNTQAFIAGNLTGTGSIYIAESQVTWISAGGEGGFCLEYPKICLHAISRDLSAFPHECLYLQVEGKLIEDDNLSTSSSEEEIDPPEPMTEVRFVPTDKGALDGMFTALSHCQILHPDPEDVDYDENCDDEFYVGEEGEEALNEEGQANLARFEAMLQQGQGDAPSSNGHTSEEMEPGSLPEDQFEDADMEQ, encoded by the exons atGCCAACACGACTCAGGAGTGACATTATGTTACTGACAGATTTCCCAGTCCCCACTGTTGGCGTCCACCACAAGGAAGACAATACTCAGGCTTTCATTGCTGGAAATTTAACAGGCACAGGATCAATTTACATTGCTGAAAG TCAGGTGACATGGATAAGTGCTGGTGGAGAGGGTGGGTTCTGTCTTGAGTACCCTAAAATCTGCCTGCATGCAATCTCACGAGACCTGTCAGCATTTCCCCACGAGTGTCTGTACCTTCAGGTGGAAGGAAAACTCATAG AGGATGACAATCTCAGCACATCGTCTTCAGAAGAAGAAATAGATCCACCCGAGCCGATGACAGAGGTCCGCTTTGTACCCACAGATAAAGGGGCAT TGGATGGCATGTTCACAGCGTTGTCCCATTGCCAGATTCTACACCCTGACCCAGAGGATGTGGATTATGATGAGAATTGTGACG ATGAGTTCTATGTGGGAGAGGAGGGGGAGGAGGCACTCAACGAGGAGGGTCAGGCCAACCTGGCCAGGTTTGAGGCCATGTTGCAGCAAGGTCAGGGGGACGCCCCCAGCTCTAACGGGCACACATCGGAAG AAATGGAGCCCGGTTCGCTTCCAGAAGATCAGTTTGAGGATGCAGACATGGAGCAGTGA